A genome region from Euryarchaeota archaeon includes the following:
- a CDS encoding aspartate kinase has protein sequence MRVMKFGGASLTSGAQFARVAEIIRMQTGPRAVVLSAMEGVTDQISTSLPKIKDDEAHIKALLADLRHRHVDAIELCIKDNSHRLQASEEIDALLQRLERMLYGISYTEELTPKTQDYALSFGERLSVRVLGSVLREMGVKARSCDADEIGLLTDGVFGGASPLLHMIERRFQEELKPQIEQGLIPVITGFFGCDIDGHVTTFGRGGSDYSAAIIANALNAERLEVWKDVDGFLTADPRIVSKAIPVDRMSYDEAAELAYLGAEILHPRTVEPVAKKSIPIVVKNTNRPEAEGTIIERVPNTARRALISVAAKDGLAILKLYGPGMAYTPGVGQRVFSALGQSRVNVYNMAASQANFALLVNSKDIESGLRALQAMQDGIVQGVEPIDGMSLVCVVGKGIGAVPGTAGHIFTAVGKAGVNVEMISVGASDIALNFVVKTADKMKAITAVHEHFLNQVHK, from the coding sequence GTGCGAGTGATGAAATTCGGAGGCGCGAGCCTCACTTCGGGCGCCCAATTCGCGCGTGTGGCCGAGATAATCCGCATGCAGACGGGGCCCCGCGCCGTGGTGCTTTCCGCGATGGAGGGTGTGACCGACCAGATATCCACTAGCCTTCCAAAGATCAAGGACGACGAGGCGCACATCAAAGCCCTCCTTGCAGATCTCCGCCACCGTCACGTGGATGCAATCGAACTCTGCATCAAGGACAACTCTCATCGACTCCAAGCCTCTGAAGAGATAGACGCCCTCCTGCAACGCCTCGAACGCATGCTCTACGGCATATCCTACACCGAAGAATTGACACCGAAGACGCAGGACTATGCGCTCTCATTCGGCGAACGGCTGTCAGTACGCGTCCTCGGCTCGGTCTTACGCGAGATGGGCGTCAAAGCCCGCTCGTGCGATGCCGACGAGATAGGCCTCCTCACCGACGGCGTCTTCGGAGGCGCCTCACCGCTTCTTCACATGATCGAACGCCGCTTCCAGGAGGAACTGAAGCCCCAGATAGAGCAGGGGCTCATCCCGGTGATCACGGGTTTCTTCGGCTGCGACATCGACGGCCACGTGACGACGTTCGGGCGCGGTGGGAGCGACTACTCAGCTGCGATCATCGCCAACGCCTTGAACGCCGAACGGCTCGAAGTATGGAAGGACGTGGACGGTTTCCTCACGGCCGATCCGCGCATCGTCTCGAAGGCCATCCCCGTCGACAGGATGAGCTACGACGAGGCGGCCGAGCTTGCCTATCTTGGAGCCGAGATTTTGCATCCCCGGACCGTCGAACCCGTCGCGAAGAAGAGCATACCGATCGTCGTGAAGAACACGAACCGGCCCGAGGCCGAAGGCACCATCATCGAACGTGTCCCCAACACCGCCCGCAGGGCCCTCATAAGTGTAGCGGCAAAGGACGGCCTCGCGATCCTCAAACTCTACGGGCCCGGGATGGCCTATACGCCCGGTGTCGGGCAGCGCGTCTTCAGCGCCCTTGGTCAATCGCGCGTGAACGTCTACAACATGGCCGCGAGCCAAGCGAACTTCGCGCTGCTTGTGAACTCCAAGGACATCGAATCCGGTCTACGGGCCCTTCAAGCGATGCAGGACGGGATCGTCCAGGGCGTGGAACCGATCGACGGGATGAGTCTCGTCTGCGTCGTCGGCAAAGGGATCGGCGCCGTGCCGGGAACGGCGGGCCACATATTCACCGCGGTCGGAAAAGCCGGAGTCAACGTCGAGATGATAAGCGTTGGCGCTTCGGACATCGCCTTGAACTTCGTCGTGAAGACGGCGGACAAGATGAAGGCCATAACCGCGGTACACGAGCATTTCCTCAACCAGGTGCACAAATGA
- a CDS encoding shikimate kinase, whose amino-acid sequence MRGAATVHGAATIVNALATGKGAAFGIGLTTTAEVELTADPTIAVAIEGQPDETTRLAEECVRRTLDHVGMKEQGARATTKSDIPISRGLKSSSAAANALVLATSRAAGRSLGPEETISLGVDAALAAGVSVTGAYDDACASYFGGVVVTDNVSRLLISRREIDPSLRIAILVPARQIRKTEAAKVDYSPVRAQMEACHGLAAEGRWMKALTLNGIYCSAVAGLSLEATAEAIRAGSLAAGLTGTGPATVAVCSEATVDAVKAAWGRLEGEIILSRPTNGGLL is encoded by the coding sequence GTGAGAGGCGCTGCCACCGTCCATGGGGCAGCGACCATCGTCAATGCTCTTGCCACCGGGAAAGGGGCCGCCTTCGGCATTGGCCTCACGACGACGGCTGAAGTGGAACTAACTGCCGATCCGACGATCGCCGTCGCGATAGAGGGGCAACCCGACGAGACCACGCGCCTTGCCGAGGAGTGCGTGCGCCGCACCCTTGACCATGTTGGCATGAAAGAACAAGGGGCCCGCGCCACGACGAAAAGCGACATTCCTATCTCCCGGGGCCTGAAAAGCAGCTCCGCGGCGGCGAACGCCCTAGTCCTCGCAACCTCCCGCGCCGCGGGTCGCTCCCTTGGGCCCGAGGAAACGATCTCATTGGGCGTCGACGCGGCACTCGCGGCAGGCGTGAGTGTCACGGGTGCCTACGACGACGCCTGCGCGTCCTACTTCGGCGGTGTCGTGGTGACGGACAACGTTTCGCGCCTGCTCATCTCGCGTCGCGAGATCGACCCCTCGCTCCGGATAGCGATATTGGTCCCGGCGCGTCAAATACGAAAGACGGAGGCGGCCAAGGTCGATTACTCGCCCGTAAGAGCGCAGATGGAAGCCTGCCATGGATTGGCCGCCGAAGGCCGATGGATGAAGGCGCTCACTTTGAATGGGATATACTGTTCAGCCGTCGCCGGTCTTTCACTTGAGGCGACGGCGGAGGCGATCAGGGCGGGCTCGCTTGCGGCCGGCCTCACCGGGACCGGGCCTGCCACCGTCGCCGTCTGCAGCGAGGCCACAGTCGATGCCGTGAAGGCGGCGTGGGGAAGACTTGAGGGCGAGATAATCCTCTCGCGGCCGACGAACGGAGGGCTCCTATGA
- the aroC gene encoding chorismate synthase, producing MMTFGGALRMAVFGESHGQVVGVVVDGCPAGLALDLDAIQKELDRRRPGQSKIVTQRKEGDRVIVASGVLEGTTTGAPILMYIENSDTDPSKYLEFKRRPRPGHADFTGTMKFAGMNDIRGGGMFSGRLTAALVMAGCAARVILAREGISVTAHTTAIGRIEVGHEVGFDEAKANVESNPVRCASAPEAMLMEKEVTDARSAGDSVGGIVEFIAEGLPVGLGDPFFDSVESLVAHLCFAIPAVKGLEFGAGFAFTKMRGSQANDAYIIEGDHVRTRTNNHGGVLGGLTSGMPVRFRVAFKPTSSIPIEQDTVDLDTMQPAKLRVAGRHDPCIVPRAVPVVEACGAFVLADLLLREKGRGALGK from the coding sequence ATGATGACTTTCGGCGGCGCCCTAAGGATGGCGGTCTTCGGCGAGAGCCACGGGCAAGTGGTGGGCGTGGTCGTCGACGGTTGCCCCGCGGGCCTCGCCCTCGACTTGGATGCGATCCAAAAGGAGTTGGACCGGAGGAGGCCCGGGCAAAGCAAGATCGTCACCCAACGGAAAGAGGGGGACAGGGTGATTGTCGCGTCCGGCGTTCTCGAAGGGACGACCACTGGGGCGCCCATCCTCATGTACATCGAGAACTCGGACACAGACCCTTCGAAGTACCTGGAATTCAAGAGAAGACCGCGGCCCGGGCACGCCGATTTCACGGGCACAATGAAATTCGCCGGGATGAACGACATCCGCGGCGGCGGCATGTTCAGCGGCCGCTTGACCGCGGCCCTTGTCATGGCCGGATGCGCCGCCCGCGTGATCCTGGCGCGCGAAGGGATCAGCGTCACGGCGCACACGACGGCGATCGGCAGGATCGAAGTGGGCCATGAAGTGGGATTCGACGAGGCGAAAGCGAACGTCGAATCGAACCCCGTGCGATGTGCTAGCGCCCCGGAAGCCATGCTCATGGAGAAGGAGGTCACCGACGCCCGTAGCGCCGGCGATTCCGTGGGGGGAATCGTGGAATTCATCGCAGAGGGACTGCCGGTGGGATTGGGCGACCCGTTCTTCGACTCCGTGGAATCGCTTGTGGCGCACCTATGCTTCGCGATCCCCGCGGTGAAGGGCCTGGAATTCGGTGCGGGTTTCGCCTTCACGAAGATGCGCGGCTCGCAAGCCAACGACGCCTACATCATCGAGGGGGACCATGTCCGCACGAGGACGAACAACCACGGCGGCGTCCTCGGCGGATTGACATCAGGGATGCCGGTACGCTTCCGCGTCGCCTTCAAACCGACCTCCTCCATCCCTATCGAACAGGACACGGTCGACCTCGACACGATGCAGCCCGCGAAACTGAGAGTCGCAGGCCGCCACGACCCGTGCATCGTGCCGCGGGCCGTTCCAGTCGTCGAGGCCTGCGGGGCCTTCGTCCTTGCGGACCTGCTTCTTCGAGAGAAGGGGAGGGGTGCGCTTGGCAAGTGA
- the aroA gene encoding 3-phosphoshikimate 1-carboxyvinyltransferase yields the protein MTLTVERSEISGVIDAPPSKSYTHRALIMSALAKKGRITNPLLSADTLATLEALELFGAEFTPIKNGYRVETEELSAPPDVIDVKNSGTTLRLLSGLAGLLPGTTIFTGDASIRRRPMGPLLSALSTLGADAFSSRDNGCAPVVITGPMRGGTVTIRGDVSSQFISSLLIAAPLAGKSTQITVTNEMFSEPYVEVTLEMLEGFGVKWERRENSFKTGGGEKYRENPFRVPGDFSSAAFPLAAAAITGGRVKVLGVDNGLAQGDKAIIQHLRKFGAMVKLGRGSVEVNGGDLTGCDLDLKATPDLFPILCVVAASAKGTSTLSGAAHLRLKESDRIKAMAEGLSRMGASAVELPDGLRIDGGSPLRGAKINTYGDHRIAMAFAIAGLVSSGRVVIDDESSAAVSYPGFVTHLQRLGAKAVVRE from the coding sequence ATGACGCTCACGGTCGAACGCTCCGAGATAAGCGGTGTGATCGATGCGCCGCCTTCAAAATCCTACACGCACCGCGCGCTTATCATGAGCGCGCTCGCGAAGAAAGGCCGCATCACGAACCCCTTGCTCTCCGCGGACACGCTCGCGACTCTTGAGGCGCTTGAGCTCTTCGGTGCCGAGTTCACGCCGATAAAGAACGGGTACCGGGTGGAGACGGAGGAGCTGTCGGCGCCTCCCGACGTCATCGACGTGAAGAACTCGGGAACGACGCTACGTCTCCTCTCGGGGTTGGCAGGGCTCCTCCCAGGGACCACCATCTTCACAGGCGATGCCTCCATCCGGCGTCGCCCGATGGGGCCGCTTCTTTCCGCGTTGTCGACTTTGGGCGCCGACGCCTTTTCGAGCCGCGACAACGGTTGCGCTCCCGTCGTCATCACGGGGCCGATGCGCGGGGGGACCGTGACGATTCGCGGTGACGTCTCTTCGCAATTCATCTCGTCGCTTCTCATTGCCGCCCCTCTTGCCGGTAAATCGACGCAGATCACGGTCACCAACGAGATGTTCTCCGAACCCTACGTGGAGGTGACACTCGAGATGCTCGAAGGCTTTGGCGTGAAATGGGAGCGACGCGAGAACTCCTTCAAGACCGGCGGCGGGGAGAAGTACCGCGAGAACCCGTTCAGGGTCCCGGGCGACTTCTCGTCCGCGGCGTTTCCGCTTGCGGCCGCGGCGATCACGGGCGGGCGCGTGAAAGTCCTCGGCGTCGACAACGGCCTCGCCCAGGGGGACAAGGCGATAATCCAACACTTGAGGAAGTTCGGCGCAATGGTCAAGCTTGGACGGGGGTCCGTGGAAGTCAACGGCGGCGACCTCACGGGCTGCGACCTTGATCTCAAGGCCACGCCGGATCTGTTCCCGATCCTTTGCGTCGTCGCGGCGAGCGCAAAGGGCACCTCCACGCTTTCCGGGGCGGCGCATCTACGTTTGAAGGAATCCGACCGGATCAAGGCGATGGCCGAGGGCCTTTCGAGGATGGGCGCAAGCGCCGTGGAGTTGCCGGACGGACTCCGCATCGACGGCGGCAGCCCCTTGCGCGGCGCGAAGATCAACACGTACGGCGACCACCGCATCGCGATGGCCTTCGCGATCGCCGGACTCGTCTCGAGCGGACGCGTCGTCATCGACGACGAATCCTCCGCGGCGGTGTCGTACCCTGGCTTCGTGACGCACCTTCAACGTCTTGGCGCGAAGGCGGTGGTGCGAGAATGA
- a CDS encoding prephenate dehydrogenase/arogenate dehydrogenase family protein — protein sequence MASDIHRMRREIHDVDRRLVELVAKRLTYARRIGDLKRGLRLPIRDYRVEAEVISDTLRLCRKRGIDPAVGENLMRILIAASVDVQKGEAPPGKRRRSSGKALIIGGRGRMGRWFADYLNSRGMQVSIHDPRGAPRGYAKAKDLEASARSSDVVMIATPMAVAGKAVASIPSDSKALTFDICSLKTPVASALRKSAARGLRVTSLHPMWGPTAGFLSGKNLVVASVGKLKADRAAEALFSDTAVRIVRMGLEEHDEYMAYVLGLAHATSLAFSRTLEKSGHSIDDFADTGGPTFQKQLELSREVSAENPDLYREIQALNPQNAKVYSALVRAIEEIREGRNRPTRFRRMMEGLNRYYGGETK from the coding sequence TTGGCAAGTGACATCCATAGGATGCGACGTGAGATCCATGACGTGGACCGGCGGTTGGTCGAGCTCGTGGCGAAGCGACTGACCTACGCGAGGAGAATCGGCGACCTGAAGCGCGGCCTCAGGCTCCCGATCCGCGATTATCGCGTCGAAGCAGAGGTCATCAGCGACACTTTGAGACTCTGCAGGAAGCGTGGGATCGACCCGGCCGTCGGCGAGAATCTGATGCGGATCCTCATCGCGGCCTCGGTCGATGTACAGAAAGGGGAAGCGCCACCGGGCAAGCGTCGGCGATCCTCTGGGAAGGCCCTCATCATCGGCGGGCGCGGCCGGATGGGCCGATGGTTCGCCGATTATCTGAATTCCCGTGGGATGCAGGTCTCCATCCATGACCCGCGGGGTGCGCCGCGAGGATATGCGAAAGCGAAGGACCTCGAAGCCTCGGCCCGAAGCTCCGACGTGGTGATGATCGCGACCCCGATGGCCGTCGCGGGAAAGGCCGTCGCCTCCATACCTTCAGACTCGAAGGCCCTGACGTTCGACATCTGCAGCCTCAAGACCCCGGTCGCTTCAGCGCTCCGGAAATCCGCCGCGCGAGGGCTGAGAGTGACATCGCTTCATCCCATGTGGGGCCCGACCGCAGGATTTCTTTCTGGAAAGAACCTCGTCGTCGCCTCCGTGGGGAAACTGAAGGCCGACCGTGCGGCGGAGGCGCTCTTCTCCGACACGGCGGTCCGGATCGTGCGCATGGGTCTCGAAGAACACGACGAGTACATGGCTTATGTGTTGGGCCTCGCGCATGCGACCAGCCTAGCCTTTTCCAGGACGCTTGAAAAGAGCGGCCACTCGATCGATGACTTTGCTGACACGGGCGGCCCCACGTTCCAAAAACAGCTCGAACTATCGCGCGAGGTCTCCGCCGAGAACCCCGACCTTTATCGGGAGATCCAAGCCTTGAACCCACAAAATGCGAAAGTGTATTCGGCCCTCGTCCGGGCGATCGAGGAGATACGTGAAGGGAGAAATAGGCCGACACGTTTCCGCCGCATGATGGAAGGCTTGAACCGGTACTACGGCGGTGAAACCAAGTGA